Proteins encoded by one window of Anguilla rostrata isolate EN2019 chromosome 9, ASM1855537v3, whole genome shotgun sequence:
- the LOC135262574 gene encoding uncharacterized protein LOC135262574 — translation RGGSSVVVLNLGVKVDADLKLDSQVRAVVKSSFYHLRQLAKIKPILSRQQFEIVIHAFITTRLDYCNALYVGVSASSISRLQMVQNAAARLLTGTRKHEHISPILASLHWLPIHFRIHFKIILFAFKSLSGLAPPYLSELLHPYTPTRSLRSADQLLLRVPKTKLKLRGDRAFAVAAPTLWNDLPQHIRQASSLSVFKSLVKTHLFSLAFDSYTENVSLFRVSYGFLPGVPSPSRSLARSASSSPSPSPSATPRPTFRGPGFTQAPMTPCSTFGGPGHTHAPVTPHLTFGGPCHNHAPVTPHMTFGGPCYTQTTSSPRPTLGGPDYTQAPVTPCLTFGGPGYTQAPVKPCPTPGKTGITQAPVTPHPTTGGPGYTQAPVKARPTLGKPEITQAPVTLGSQSPGSPP, via the exons agaggtgggtcttcagtcgtcgttttaAACCTCGGGGTAAAAGTGGATGCTGACCTCAAGCTTGACAGCCAAGTCAGGGCGGTTGTTAAATCAAGTTTTTATCATTTGAGGCAGCTGGCCAAAATAAAGCCAATTCTTTCAAGGCAACAGTTCGAGATTGTAATCCATGCCTTTATCACCACTCGGCTGGATTATTGCAATGCCCTCTATGTGGGGGTTAGTGCTTCCTCCATCTCCCGTCTCCAGATggttcagaatgctgcggcacGTCTTTTAACCGGCACACGCAAGCATGAGCacatttcccccattttagcctcactccactggctgcccATACACTTcaggattcattttaaaattattttatttgcttttaaatcCCTGAGTGGTCTTGCCCCGCCGTACCTCTCTGAGCTtctacacccctacacacctacTCGCTCTCTCCGGTCAGCTGATCAGCTGCTCCTGAGAGTGCCTAAAACTAAGCTGAAGCTCAGAGGGGACCGCGCCTTCGCTGTTGCAGCTCCAACACTATGGAACGACCTGCCTCAGCACATCAGACaggcctcctctctgtctgtttttaaatcccTCGTAAAAACCCACCTCTTCTCCTTGGCTTTTGACTCTTA caccgagaatgtgtcacttttcagggtttcctacggTTTCCTGCCGGgcgttccctctccctctcgctcgctcgctcgctcggcatcttcctccccctccccctccccctccgcg ACTCCCCGCCCGACCTTCCGGGGACCCGGTTTCACCCAGGCCCCCATGACTCCCTGCTCAACCTTTGGGGGACCCGGCCACACCCATGCTCCCGTGACTCCCCACCTGACCTTTGGGGGACCCTGCCACAACCACGCTCCCGTGACTCCCCACATGACCTTTGGGGGACCCTGCTACACCCAGACTACCTCGTCTCCCCGCCCGACCTTAGGGGGACCCGACTACACACAGGCTCCCGTGACTCCCTGCTTGACCTTTGGGGGACCCGGCTACACCCAGGCTCCTGTGAAGCCCTGCCCAACCCCTGGGAAGACAGGAATTACTCAGGCTCCCGTGACACCCCACCCGACCACTGGGGGACCCGGCTACACCCAGGCTCCTGTGAAGGCCCGCCCGACCCTTGGGAAGCCAGAAATCACACAGGCTCCAGTGACTCTAGGCTCCCAGTCTCCAGGGTCCCCCCCATAG